Proteins encoded within one genomic window of Empedobacter falsenii:
- a CDS encoding thiamine pyrophosphate-dependent enzyme, producing the protein MGKNVAHQIVELLEKANIKRVYAVTGDSLNFFNIAVKQSDKIDWVHVRHEEAGAIAATAESELNGIGCCAGSSGPGHVHLINGVYEAHKSRTPLVVIASTLPTIEFGTDYFQETNTIKLFDDCSCYNQIITRAEQVPRMVQTAIQHAISKKDVAIIGLPGDIAEMEAVESNYTSNFYFNQPIITPNKTELREAASIINDANNITLFCGIGASQANEEVIKLSRHLHAPVGYSFKGKMSIQPNNPNEIGMTGLLGQPSAYHAMHKADLIILIGTDFPYKDFIPTDKKIIQIDSDGSKLGRRAKIDLGLVGNAKETINELIELLEPKQNKDFLDSQLEMYKKVLENKMTFVHEKGKENAIQPEYAAYLLDELATKDAIFTVDTGMCCVWGARYITGTGERKMLGSFNHGSMANAMPQAIGAQMAYPDRQIIAMCGDGGISMLLGDLATIKQYNLPVKLIIFNNRTLGMVKLEMEVAGLPDNETDMENPDFTLIGKAMGIESESVKNPDDLPDAIGRAFAHNGPYLLNVFTNPNALAMPPKVDLDQMIGMTKSMAKLMLGGKMDEVMETIKSNYKHLKDL; encoded by the coding sequence ATGGGAAAGAATGTAGCACATCAAATTGTAGAATTACTAGAAAAAGCGAATATAAAACGTGTTTATGCAGTAACTGGTGATAGTCTCAATTTTTTTAATATTGCAGTTAAACAAAGTGACAAAATTGATTGGGTTCATGTAAGACATGAAGAAGCTGGAGCAATAGCTGCTACTGCCGAATCAGAATTGAATGGGATTGGATGTTGCGCTGGAAGTTCTGGTCCTGGTCATGTACATTTGATTAACGGAGTTTATGAAGCGCATAAATCAAGAACTCCTTTAGTTGTAATTGCCTCTACTCTGCCTACAATAGAATTTGGTACAGATTATTTTCAGGAAACGAATACTATTAAACTTTTTGATGATTGTAGTTGTTATAATCAAATTATAACTCGAGCAGAACAAGTTCCTAGAATGGTACAAACAGCAATACAACATGCTATTTCAAAAAAAGATGTTGCAATTATTGGACTTCCAGGAGATATTGCAGAAATGGAAGCCGTTGAAAGTAATTATACCTCGAATTTCTATTTCAATCAACCTATTATTACTCCAAATAAAACTGAATTAAGAGAAGCTGCTTCTATTATAAATGATGCTAATAATATTACCTTATTCTGTGGAATTGGCGCATCTCAAGCAAATGAAGAAGTTATAAAACTTTCTCGTCATTTGCATGCTCCAGTTGGATATTCGTTCAAAGGAAAAATGAGTATTCAACCCAATAATCCAAATGAAATAGGAATGACAGGATTACTTGGTCAACCATCTGCTTATCATGCTATGCACAAAGCTGATTTAATTATTTTGATTGGTACCGATTTTCCTTATAAAGATTTTATTCCAACAGATAAAAAAATCATTCAAATTGATTCAGATGGCTCTAAACTTGGACGAAGAGCTAAAATTGATTTAGGATTAGTCGGAAATGCAAAAGAAACAATTAACGAATTAATTGAGTTATTAGAACCTAAGCAAAACAAAGATTTTTTGGATAGTCAATTAGAAATGTACAAGAAAGTTCTTGAAAACAAAATGACATTTGTTCATGAAAAAGGAAAAGAAAATGCCATTCAACCCGAATATGCAGCTTATTTATTAGATGAGTTAGCTACAAAAGATGCCATTTTTACAGTTGATACAGGAATGTGTTGTGTGTGGGGAGCACGTTATATAACGGGTACGGGGGAGCGCAAAATGTTAGGATCTTTCAATCATGGTTCTATGGCAAATGCAATGCCTCAAGCGATTGGTGCACAAATGGCATATCCTGATAGACAAATTATTGCGATGTGTGGTGATGGTGGAATCTCGATGTTATTAGGAGATTTAGCAACCATCAAACAATATAATTTACCTGTTAAACTTATTATTTTTAATAATAGAACATTAGGAATGGTTAAATTGGAAATGGAAGTTGCTGGTTTACCTGACAATGAAACAGATATGGAAAATCCTGACTTTACTTTGATTGGAAAAGCAATGGGAATAGAAAGCGAATCGGTTAAAAATCCTGATGATTTACCTGATGCAATCGGAAGAGCTTTTGCGCATAATGGACCGTATTTATTAAATGTATTTACAAATCCAAACGCTTTAGCAATGCCTCCAAAAGTAGATCTTGATCAAATGATTGGAATGACAAAATCTATGGCAAAATTAATGTTAGGTGGAAAAATGGATGAGGTAATGGAAACGATTAAATCCAATTATAAACATTTAAAAGATTTATAA
- a CDS encoding M1 family metallopeptidase, which translates to MKNLVYIALGTALTAVSCNKQISSTTETEAKDNQTFADLDKARIKHLSLDIETDFDTHQIKGSAAYTFENNQAKQLILDTEKLTIDSVLLANGQKTTYRLGEKDSIKGQALIIDVTPNDTIVKVFYKTSPDANALQWLNPQQTHDKKHPFLLSQGQAILTRSWIPIQDTPSVRLTYDAKVKTPKDLLPLMSAINPKEKNFEGVYTFKMPQPIAPYLIALAVGDVQYQPIDNRTGVYAEPGLLKAAAWEFADMGKMVTAAEKLYGKYPWEQFDVLVLPPSFPFGGMENPRLTFATPTAIVGDRSMTNLIAHELAHSWSGNLVTNSTWDDFWVNEGFTVYFERRIMEELEGKDYADMISVIGFQDLETSMKNIPEKYTSLKVNMKGANPDDAFSDVPYDKGYLFLKMLEDKYGREKFDKFLNQYFSSHAFQTMTTEKFVDYLKANLTNGDDSFVQEWIYNTGWPKDLKKPTSKLFDLTEAQLQQDITNGRNKVAPKKVAISTKSTNEWVHFIRQIDTTKNTKEDLAYLDAIYDFTNSKNPEIECAWFEKAFLMHYDKVNTNAKEFLVNVGRRKFLEPLYLALKESNQLDLAKNIYKDARPNYHFVARQTIDTMLNYKP; encoded by the coding sequence ATGAAAAATTTAGTTTATATCGCATTAGGAACGGCTTTAACGGCGGTTAGTTGCAATAAACAAATCTCTTCTACCACAGAAACTGAAGCAAAAGACAATCAAACTTTTGCTGATTTAGATAAAGCTCGCATCAAACATTTGAGTTTGGATATCGAAACTGATTTCGATACGCATCAAATCAAAGGTTCGGCAGCTTATACATTCGAAAATAATCAAGCAAAACAATTGATTTTAGATACCGAAAAACTAACAATTGATTCAGTTTTATTAGCGAATGGTCAAAAAACGACATACAGATTAGGTGAAAAAGATTCGATCAAAGGTCAAGCCTTAATCATTGATGTTACGCCAAATGATACAATTGTAAAAGTTTTCTACAAAACTTCGCCTGATGCAAATGCTTTACAATGGTTAAATCCGCAACAAACACACGATAAAAAACATCCGTTTTTATTGTCTCAAGGACAAGCAATTTTAACTCGTTCTTGGATTCCGATTCAGGATACACCAAGTGTTCGTTTAACGTACGATGCAAAAGTAAAAACACCAAAAGATTTGTTGCCTTTGATGAGTGCAATCAATCCAAAAGAAAAAAATTTCGAAGGTGTTTATACCTTCAAAATGCCACAACCAATTGCACCTTATTTGATTGCTTTGGCTGTTGGTGATGTACAATATCAACCAATCGACAACAGAACGGGTGTTTATGCAGAACCTGGTTTGTTAAAAGCTGCTGCGTGGGAATTTGCCGATATGGGAAAAATGGTAACTGCTGCCGAGAAATTGTACGGAAAATATCCTTGGGAACAATTTGATGTCTTGGTTTTACCGCCTTCGTTTCCTTTTGGAGGAATGGAAAATCCGCGTTTAACGTTTGCTACGCCAACTGCAATTGTAGGTGATCGTTCGATGACGAATTTGATTGCACACGAATTGGCTCATTCTTGGTCTGGAAATTTAGTAACGAATTCTACTTGGGATGATTTCTGGGTAAATGAAGGATTTACAGTTTATTTTGAGCGTCGAATCATGGAAGAATTAGAAGGAAAAGATTATGCGGATATGATTTCGGTAATTGGTTTTCAAGATTTAGAAACGTCGATGAAAAATATTCCAGAAAAATATACTTCATTAAAAGTGAACATGAAAGGAGCAAATCCTGATGATGCTTTTTCTGATGTTCCATACGATAAAGGTTATTTATTTTTGAAAATGTTAGAAGATAAATATGGTCGTGAAAAGTTTGATAAATTCTTGAATCAATATTTTTCTTCGCATGCATTCCAAACAATGACAACAGAAAAATTTGTTGATTATTTGAAAGCTAATTTGACAAATGGAGACGATTCTTTTGTTCAAGAATGGATTTATAACACAGGTTGGCCAAAAGATTTGAAAAAACCAACTTCAAAATTATTTGATTTAACAGAAGCGCAATTACAGCAAGATATAACAAACGGACGAAATAAAGTTGCACCTAAAAAAGTGGCGATTTCTACGAAATCTACAAACGAATGGGTTCATTTTATTCGTCAAATTGATACAACTAAAAACACAAAAGAAGATTTAGCTTATTTGGATGCGATTTATGATTTTACAAATTCAAAAAATCCAGAAATTGAATGTGCTTGGTTCGAAAAAGCATTTTTAATGCATTACGATAAAGTCAACACAAATGCGAAAGAATTCTTGGTAAATGTTGGCCGTCGTAAATTTTTAGAGCCTTTATATTTAGCTTTAAAAGAATCTAATCAATTAGATTTAGCGAAAAATATTTACAAAGATGCGCGTCCAAATTATCATTTTGTTGCACGTCAAACAATTGATACAATGTTAAATTACAAACCATAA
- a CDS encoding alpha/beta fold hydrolase — protein sequence MRNYFFILIVTICTILQAQIKLKGSVKDSNNLPISYCSIGIKNSEVGAITDENGNFSIEIPENLSKSQLIFDALGYDEISKSIEEVQQNSIIILNEKSISLSEVTLKTEKMKEKIIGQKTRPMLTFSKMFNQNVPTIEQGNIFEIYPNTKLNAFNFHIIPSSKYEEITLKVNIYVVKNGLPTESLLDENIIYKTSTTGWQKIDLTPYKFRFKNVDKIAVTLQLVDYKKLAQEDFVFGVSAKKSLAKDLLFRYQSQGNWEASAGVFIANLDILYSKDKLTINEEKPEEIDAKTKELISYYQHKESAKKSIYGKNKSGKYIDINDAKIYYEEYGQGEPLIFLHGNNGSIEDFYQQIPFFAKHYRVIVVDTRGQGRSTDLTNTPYTYEEFANDLFQVIQKLNLKKVNLVGWSDGGNTALIFNVQHSELVNKIIIIGAVLNPNGVSKELIENLKSLANKPSENANLRLIELMLNEPNITKSELNKIQNPVLVIAGEKDEVKESYTKEIQQNISKAELLIIPNSTHYVPFEQPKILNEAILKFLKK from the coding sequence ATGCGCAACTATTTTTTTATATTAATCGTAACAATTTGTACAATTCTTCAAGCTCAAATTAAATTAAAAGGAAGTGTAAAAGACAGTAATAATTTGCCAATTTCATATTGTTCGATTGGAATAAAAAATTCAGAAGTTGGAGCAATTACAGATGAAAATGGTAACTTTTCTATCGAAATTCCAGAAAATCTATCTAAAAGTCAATTAATTTTTGATGCATTAGGTTATGATGAAATTTCAAAATCTATAGAAGAAGTTCAACAGAATTCAATTATAATCTTGAATGAAAAATCAATTTCATTGTCAGAAGTTACGCTTAAAACAGAAAAAATGAAAGAGAAAATTATTGGTCAAAAAACTCGTCCAATGCTTACTTTTTCTAAAATGTTTAATCAAAATGTACCAACAATTGAACAAGGAAATATTTTTGAAATTTACCCAAATACAAAACTAAATGCATTTAATTTTCATATTATTCCAAGTTCCAAATATGAAGAAATCACTTTGAAAGTTAATATTTACGTTGTTAAAAATGGTTTGCCAACAGAATCGCTTTTAGATGAAAATATTATTTATAAAACATCTACAACTGGATGGCAAAAAATTGATTTAACACCATATAAATTTCGATTCAAAAATGTGGATAAAATAGCTGTGACACTACAATTAGTTGATTATAAAAAGCTTGCTCAAGAAGATTTTGTTTTTGGTGTTTCTGCTAAAAAATCTTTAGCAAAAGACTTGTTGTTTAGATATCAAAGTCAAGGTAATTGGGAAGCTTCTGCAGGGGTTTTTATAGCTAACTTAGATATTTTATATTCAAAAGATAAATTGACTATAAATGAGGAAAAGCCTGAAGAAATTGATGCAAAAACGAAAGAATTAATTTCATATTATCAACATAAAGAGAGTGCTAAAAAGTCGATTTATGGAAAAAATAAGTCAGGAAAATATATTGATATAAATGATGCGAAAATTTATTATGAAGAATATGGACAAGGTGAGCCTTTGATATTTCTACATGGAAATAATGGAAGTATAGAAGATTTTTATCAACAAATTCCATTTTTTGCCAAGCATTATCGAGTAATTGTTGTTGATACGCGTGGGCAAGGAAGAAGTACCGATTTGACAAATACTCCATACACTTACGAAGAATTTGCAAACGATTTATTTCAAGTCATTCAAAAACTTAATCTAAAGAAAGTCAATCTTGTTGGTTGGAGTGATGGTGGAAATACAGCTTTAATTTTTAACGTTCAACATTCTGAATTAGTTAATAAAATTATAATAATTGGTGCTGTTCTTAACCCAAATGGAGTAAGCAAAGAACTGATTGAGAATTTGAAAAGTTTAGCAAATAAACCTTCCGAAAACGCGAATTTACGCTTAATCGAATTGATGTTAAATGAACCAAATATTACAAAATCTGAACTAAATAAAATTCAAAATCCTGTATTGGTTATTGCTGGTGAAAAAGATGAAGTAAAAGAGAGTTATACGAAAGAAATTCAACAAAATATTTCAAAAGCGGAGTTATTGATTATTCCAAATTCAACGCATTATGTTCCTTTTGAACAGCCAAAAATATTAAATGAAGCTATTTTGAAGTTTTTGAAAAAATAG
- a CDS encoding plastocyanin/azurin family copper-binding protein has protein sequence MKKIALMSFAAILMMSCGGSKKDESTQPEIDYSTAPSEDAETSTATPATNNHIVLKASDDMRYDKTEFTVKAGEEVTLILMNAGEMSKEAMGHNFILLKPGSDASAFANTAASAKATDYIPTELQSEIIAHTKLLGGKENDQIKFTLEEGTYDFLCSFPGHFATMNGKIKAVK, from the coding sequence ATGAAAAAAATAGCTTTGATGAGTTTCGCGGCAATTTTGATGATGAGCTGCGGAGGTTCTAAGAAAGATGAATCAACTCAACCAGAAATAGATTATAGTACAGCTCCATCAGAAGATGCTGAAACTTCTACAGCTACGCCTGCTACAAACAATCATATTGTTTTGAAAGCGAGTGATGACATGCGCTACGATAAAACTGAATTTACAGTGAAAGCTGGCGAAGAAGTAACTTTAATCTTAATGAATGCTGGTGAAATGTCAAAAGAAGCAATGGGACATAATTTTATTTTATTAAAACCAGGTTCTGATGCTTCTGCTTTTGCAAATACAGCAGCTTCTGCTAAGGCAACAGATTATATTCCGACCGAATTACAATCAGAAATTATTGCGCATACAAAATTGTTAGGAGGTAAAGAAAATGATCAAATCAAATTTACTTTAGAAGAAGGTACATACGATTTCTTATGTTCTTTCCCTGGTCATTTTGCAACAATGAATGGAAAAATAAAAGCAGTTAAATAA
- a CDS encoding MFS transporter, translated as MNQSSSITQSSKKLFIIAWVLGLIFYFIDYATRSAPSLMITDLAQNYNISKENLVSLIGTYYYTYSIFALIAGICLDKFGARYSMFAGCFILGIGCILFIASSQFAGTTGRLLQGAGSAFAFPGCVYLATKGFSSKSLATAIGFSQCIGMLGGAAGQFVVAPLLENGFGYKTFWIIAGVLCIIPAVAMLFITPKSSEEEIEKSKQTSFIEPFKIIFSNPNSWLTGIISGLLFIPTTIFAMTWAVPFFKLDLGFDAHTAAMTAAMASLGWVVGCPLMGYITDKIGK; from the coding sequence ATGAATCAATCATCATCTATCACACAATCAAGTAAAAAACTTTTCATCATTGCATGGGTTTTAGGCTTAATCTTCTATTTCATTGATTACGCAACTCGTTCTGCACCTTCATTAATGATCACAGATTTGGCTCAGAATTACAACATTTCTAAAGAAAATTTAGTTTCTCTTATTGGAACATATTATTACACTTATTCGATATTCGCTTTAATTGCTGGAATATGTTTAGACAAATTTGGTGCAAGATATTCGATGTTTGCAGGGTGTTTTATACTCGGAATAGGATGTATTTTATTTATCGCTTCCTCCCAATTTGCTGGAACAACAGGCAGATTATTACAAGGAGCGGGTAGCGCATTTGCTTTTCCTGGTTGTGTCTATTTAGCAACCAAAGGATTCTCATCAAAATCTTTAGCAACAGCAATAGGCTTCTCTCAATGTATAGGAATGCTTGGTGGAGCGGCAGGACAATTTGTGGTTGCGCCATTATTAGAAAATGGTTTTGGATATAAAACATTTTGGATAATTGCTGGAGTTTTATGTATAATTCCAGCTGTAGCAATGCTGTTCATAACTCCAAAATCGTCTGAAGAAGAGATCGAAAAAAGTAAACAAACCTCTTTTATAGAACCTTTCAAAATTATTTTCAGCAATCCAAATTCGTGGTTAACTGGTATTATTTCTGGATTATTATTTATACCGACAACAATTTTTGCTATGACTTGGGCTGTTCCTTTTTTCAAATTAGACTTAGGTTTTGATGCTCACACTGCTGCTATGACTGCTGCTATGGCGTCACTAGGCTGGGTAGTTGGATGTCCATTAATGGGTTATATAACGGATAAAATAGGAAAATGA
- a CDS encoding 7-carboxy-7-deazaguanine synthase QueE, giving the protein MIHIASTTAEEQQLIQEGKLLPVMEHFYTIQGEGMYTGVASYFIRLGGCDVGCHWCDVKDSWDADKHPLTNVDELVDLATSQAKTIIITGGEPLMWDLTYLTKKLHEKGARIHIETSGAYPLSGEIDWVCLSPKKLMLPLDEVCEAANELKCIVFNNHDFQFAEEQAARVGKDCTLFLQTEWSKRDKNLPLIVEYVKENPKWRYSLQTHKYLDIP; this is encoded by the coding sequence ATGATACACATTGCATCAACAACTGCAGAAGAACAACAATTGATACAAGAAGGGAAATTATTGCCTGTTATGGAGCATTTTTACACAATTCAAGGTGAAGGAATGTACACAGGTGTGGCTTCTTATTTTATTCGATTAGGAGGTTGTGATGTTGGTTGCCATTGGTGCGATGTAAAAGATAGTTGGGATGCTGACAAGCATCCCTTAACTAATGTTGATGAATTGGTAGACTTGGCAACTTCTCAGGCCAAAACAATCATCATTACAGGAGGAGAACCTTTGATGTGGGATTTGACTTATTTGACAAAAAAACTACACGAAAAAGGTGCAAGAATTCACATCGAAACTTCGGGTGCTTATCCGTTGAGTGGAGAAATTGATTGGGTTTGTCTTTCTCCAAAAAAATTAATGTTGCCGTTAGACGAGGTTTGCGAAGCTGCAAATGAATTGAAATGTATTGTGTTCAATAATCACGATTTTCAATTTGCCGAAGAACAAGCTGCTCGTGTTGGAAAAGATTGTACGCTTTTCTTGCAAACAGAATGGAGCAAACGCGACAAAAATCTTCCATTGATTGTGGAATATGTGAAAGAAAATCCGAAATGGCGTTATTCTTTACAAACACACAAATATTTGGATATTCCTTAG
- the pgi gene encoding glucose-6-phosphate isomerase translates to MALNTINPTTTNAWNALEQHFQTIQHTSIKELFAQNANRFEKFSIQYPSLLVDYSKNRINAETIQLLVDLAKEMDVDTAIQQMFEGDVINVTEKRAVLHTALRNRSNEEVLVDGKDVMPQINEVLDQMKSFSEKVISGEWKGFSGKEITDVVNIGIGGSDLGPVMVTEALKHYKTRLNIHFVSNIDGTHLAETFKAINPETTLFIVASKTFTTQETMTNAFSAKEWFLNSDAQEADVAKHFVALSTNAEGVANFGIDTANMFQFWDWVGGRYSLWSAIGLSIALAVGFDNFEELLEGAHEMDVHFKTETLDQNIPVVLALLGIWYNNFFGADSVALLPYEQYLSRFAAYFQQGDMESNGKYVGRDGKKVDYETGPIIWGEPGTNGQHAFYQLIHQGTKLIPADFIAGANSLNVLGDHHAKLLSNFFAQTEALAFGKDEETVVAELEKAGKSKEEIDFLAAFKIFEGNRPTNSILYEVLTPKVLGNLIAMYEHKIFVQGVIWNIFSFDQWGVELGKQLANVILPELENDEQVTSHDASTNGLINAYKYWRK, encoded by the coding sequence ATGGCTTTAAATACAATCAATCCAACAACTACGAATGCTTGGAATGCTTTAGAACAACATTTTCAAACGATTCAGCATACATCAATCAAAGAATTATTTGCTCAAAATGCAAATCGTTTTGAAAAATTTTCAATTCAATATCCTTCATTATTAGTAGATTATTCAAAAAATAGAATTAATGCAGAAACGATTCAACTTTTGGTTGATTTGGCGAAAGAAATGGATGTTGATACGGCAATTCAGCAAATGTTTGAAGGAGATGTCATCAACGTGACAGAAAAACGAGCTGTTTTGCATACAGCTTTACGTAATCGCTCTAATGAAGAAGTTTTGGTTGACGGAAAAGATGTGATGCCTCAAATTAATGAGGTGTTAGATCAGATGAAATCTTTTTCGGAAAAAGTAATTTCGGGTGAATGGAAAGGTTTTTCAGGAAAAGAAATTACAGACGTTGTCAACATTGGAATTGGAGGTTCTGACCTTGGACCTGTGATGGTGACGGAAGCGTTGAAACATTATAAAACTCGTTTGAATATTCATTTTGTTTCGAATATTGATGGAACTCATCTAGCAGAAACTTTTAAAGCAATAAATCCAGAAACAACTTTATTTATAGTTGCTTCAAAAACTTTTACGACGCAAGAAACAATGACAAATGCTTTTTCTGCAAAAGAATGGTTTTTGAATTCTGATGCGCAAGAAGCTGATGTAGCGAAACATTTTGTAGCGTTATCAACCAATGCAGAAGGCGTTGCAAATTTCGGAATTGATACGGCAAATATGTTTCAGTTTTGGGATTGGGTTGGCGGTCGTTATTCATTGTGGAGTGCGATTGGTTTGAGCATTGCTTTGGCAGTTGGTTTCGATAATTTCGAAGAATTGTTAGAGGGAGCGCATGAAATGGACGTGCATTTCAAAACAGAAACTTTAGATCAAAATATACCAGTTGTTTTAGCGCTTTTAGGAATTTGGTACAACAATTTCTTTGGTGCAGATTCGGTTGCTTTGTTGCCTTATGAGCAGTATTTATCGCGCTTTGCAGCATATTTTCAACAAGGAGATATGGAATCGAATGGCAAATATGTTGGTCGAGATGGAAAAAAAGTGGATTATGAAACTGGACCAATTATTTGGGGAGAACCTGGAACAAATGGACAACACGCTTTTTATCAATTAATCCATCAAGGAACAAAATTAATTCCAGCAGATTTTATTGCAGGAGCTAATTCATTGAATGTTTTAGGCGATCATCATGCAAAATTATTGTCAAACTTTTTTGCTCAAACAGAAGCTTTAGCATTTGGAAAAGATGAAGAAACAGTTGTTGCAGAATTAGAAAAAGCAGGAAAATCGAAAGAAGAAATTGATTTCTTAGCAGCTTTCAAAATTTTTGAAGGAAATCGTCCAACAAACTCAATTTTATATGAAGTATTGACACCAAAAGTTTTAGGAAATTTAATTGCGATGTACGAACACAAAATTTTCGTGCAAGGTGTTATTTGGAATATTTTCTCTTTCGATCAATGGGGAGTAGAGTTAGGAAAACAATTAGCAAATGTGATTTTACCAGAGTTAGAAAATGATGAGCAAGTTACTTCTCATGATGCTTCTACAAATGGATTAATCAATGCTTATAAATATTGGAGAAAATAA
- a CDS encoding lysophospholipid acyltransferase family protein, whose amino-acid sequence MKYITGFFVLIWRIWMIFLAAIYVLTIGVFIVLPLASFEKTFPYIYPLIRYWGKFVLYGTGFRIDYKKLVPLDPKENYVFIANHTSIMDIMLMLTILKHHPIVFVGKAELLKIPIFGRIFERICIPVDRKSARSKALVYPEAKKKLDKNLSIFIFPEGGVTNDKEFKIYLDPFKDGAFNIAIETQTPLAVLAIHGVNKMFPFNWFRGYPGKIKVRLLETFETKDLNVKNDKVALKEAAFNMILKDLEQ is encoded by the coding sequence ATGAAATACATCACAGGTTTTTTTGTCCTTATTTGGCGCATTTGGATGATATTTTTAGCCGCAATTTATGTCCTAACAATAGGAGTTTTTATCGTGCTACCTTTGGCAAGTTTCGAAAAAACATTCCCATATATTTATCCGTTAATCAGATATTGGGGCAAATTTGTGTTGTACGGAACTGGATTTAGAATTGATTACAAAAAACTTGTTCCACTCGATCCGAAAGAAAACTATGTTTTTATAGCCAATCATACTTCGATTATGGATATTATGTTGATGTTGACGATTCTAAAACATCATCCAATCGTATTTGTAGGCAAGGCAGAGTTACTCAAAATCCCTATCTTTGGACGAATATTCGAACGAATTTGTATCCCTGTCGACCGAAAAAGTGCACGTAGTAAAGCACTTGTTTATCCCGAAGCAAAGAAAAAGTTAGACAAAAATCTGAGTATTTTTATTTTTCCTGAAGGAGGCGTTACAAACGACAAAGAATTCAAGATTTATTTGGATCCTTTCAAAGATGGAGCGTTTAACATTGCGATTGAAACACAAACGCCTTTGGCTGTTTTGGCGATTCACGGTGTTAATAAAATGTTTCCGTTTAATTGGTTTAGAGGTTATCCAGGAAAAATAAAAGTCCGACTATTGGAGACTTTCGAAACGAAAGATTTGAATGTAAAAAACGATAAAGTTGCTTTGAAAGAAGCTGCTTTCAACATGATTTTAAAAGATTTAGAACAATGA
- a CDS encoding bifunctional 5,10-methylenetetrahydrofolate dehydrogenase/5,10-methenyltetrahydrofolate cyclohydrolase codes for MQILDGIKLAKEIKQEIKELVQNYKDQGVRVPHLGAILVGSNGASQTYVDNKIKDCHFVGFESSELRLPDTISQEDLIAEIEKWNNDDTLDGFIVQLPLPKHIDQEAVINAIDPKKDVDGFHPMNFGKMALEMETFLPATPYGIMEMLERYNIDTTGKHTVVIGRSRIVGRPMSILMSKNGNPGNSTVTLTHSKTQNLEQFTKEADIVITALGVPGFLKADMVKDGAVIVDVGITRVDDETNPRGFRLAGDVDFDNVKEKASWITPVPGGVGPMTRAMLLKNTLLAYNNKK; via the coding sequence ATGCAAATTTTAGACGGTATTAAACTGGCAAAAGAGATCAAACAAGAGATCAAGGAGCTGGTGCAGAATTACAAGGACCAAGGAGTTCGTGTACCACATTTGGGTGCAATTTTAGTAGGAAGTAATGGTGCTTCTCAAACCTATGTTGACAATAAAATCAAGGATTGTCATTTTGTAGGTTTCGAGTCTTCAGAATTACGTTTGCCTGATACAATTTCTCAAGAAGATTTGATTGCAGAAATTGAAAAATGGAACAATGATGATACATTAGACGGATTTATCGTGCAATTGCCATTACCAAAACACATCGATCAAGAAGCAGTTATCAATGCAATTGATCCTAAGAAAGATGTAGATGGTTTTCATCCAATGAATTTTGGTAAAATGGCATTAGAAATGGAAACATTTTTACCTGCTACACCTTACGGAATTATGGAAATGTTAGAGCGTTACAACATTGATACAACTGGTAAACATACAGTTGTGATTGGTCGTTCTCGCATCGTTGGTCGCCCAATGAGTATTTTGATGAGTAAAAACGGAAATCCTGGAAACAGTACAGTTACATTAACTCATTCGAAAACTCAAAATTTAGAACAATTTACAAAAGAAGCTGATATTGTGATCACTGCTTTAGGTGTTCCAGGTTTCTTAAAAGCTGATATGGTAAAAGATGGAGCGGTTATCGTTGACGTAGGAATTACACGCGTTGATGACGAAACTAATCCACGAGGATTTAGATTAGCTGGTGATGTAGATTTTGATAATGTAAAAGAAAAAGCATCATGGATAACGCCAGTTCCAGGAGGAGTTGGACCTATGACACGCGCTATGTTATTAAAAAACACATTGTTGGCATACAACAACAAAAAATAA